The genomic interval TGCGCCAATCAAAGACGAAGTCCGTGATGAAGCCGCCCAGCTCGCAGTGCGTCTTGTCTGGAATTGAGCGGTCCGGGTGGAAATGGAGTGCGTGGTTCCAGGCGCGGGCGGGAACCTTCGTGAGCGACACCCTGCCTGCGGTGATGCTGTTCCAGAAGTCCGAAACGCGAAGGGCGTTGGGCAGGACGCAACCCAGTCCCACCACGGCGATGGCTTCCATGCGGGTTTCTCTCTGTAACCGGGTCGAACCCAAAGGGGGACGGACGAGGTATGGGACCTCGTGGGGGATGTCGACTGTATCACGCTGAAATGAGGGGCAGAGTGCTCGGTTGGGGTCCCCCGGGCTTCTATTCCAGGAGCGGTGGTCAGGTTCGCTCGGGGAGTAGGTAGGCAGGCTGGAAAGTCTCACTCCTGTTCTCACTCGGGGAGTGAACGGGTCCTCTGGCACCCACTCGCTGTCAGCCTGTCAGGCCAGGCGGCCGCCTCCGGGACGTGCTGGCACGGGTGGCCCGGCGGGGACGTGGGGAAGTGCCCGACCCTCCTCGGGGCGCCCCGGGCCGGGGCCGTGGGCGTGCCGGTTGCACAGGCGGCCCGGTGGCCTGACGGAAGGCCGGACACGAGGGGAACGTATGAACACGAAGAAGACGAAGTCGCAGCGCCGCCGCGAGCGCGGCATGACGCTCATCGAGATCATGGTGGTCATCACCATCCTCGGCCTCATCATGGCCGCGGTGGGCGTGGCCGTGATTCCGAAGCTCGACGAGGCCCGGGTGAGCACCGCGAAGATGGACATCGGCAACATCCACAACGCGCTCAAGCTCTACTACGCGAAGAAGGGCCGCTTCCCGGACACGGTCAACGGTCTGCGCGCGCTGGTGGAGACGCAGGCCCTGGAGGAGCTGCCCAGGGACCCGTGGGGCAACGAGTACGTGTACATGAACGAGGGCGGCAAGCCCGTCGTCACCTCTTATGGCGGAGACGGCTCACCCGGGGGCGAGGGGATCGCCGCGGACATCTCGTCACGCGACCCCGAGGCCGTGGCGCGGCGCTAGCCGGGTGGAGGGGCATCGGATGGTGCCCTGGCCGTTTTCCTGCCGGAGGGAGGCCCGTCGTGTCCGCGTGGCGCGTGCGGAGCTACCTTCCCCGAGGAGGTAGCCATGGCACGGACGATGGAGATTCCACGGCAGCACTGGGCCGTCTACTTCGAGCGGCTCGGCCGGCAAGCGCAGACCTACCCGGTTCGAATCGAGGTGGAGAACCAGGACATAGGCGACCAGGAGATGGCCCGCAGGCTCCCCCTGGTGGGGATCGACCTGGAGACGAAGGGCTCGGAGATAGGAGATCTCGAGGTGACGGTGGGCGACGCCGACCAGAACTTCATGCACCACATCGATGACCCGACGCGCGTGTACCTCAAGGTGGAGGACTCCGGGAACATCGACTGCATCGAGATCGAGGACGCGGCCAACGGGAAGACGCTCATCTTCTTCGAGCGCCATCCCGGCCTGCCGGCGACGGTCCTGCTGGGTTCCAGTGCCGACCAGGAGGAGCCGGCACCGGGGCCGTGAGGATTGCTCCGGACTACGGAGGATCCAGGGTGGGGGGGAGGGTCTCGAAGCCCGCCGTCCCCACCTGCCACAGCTCCACGGGGGAGCGCGCCTCGCCGCTGGCGTCGAAGTCCAGCTGGCCGCTGGCGCCATCCACGTTGACGCTCCGGCCCGCGGCCAGCTCCGTCGACAGGTAGGTGAAGTTGGAGTTGGTGAGCTGGGTCTGGGGGCTGGTCGCGCCGGTGGACACCTTCGTCAGGCCCTCGGCCAGCTTCGGTCCCGTCACGGTGTTGGAGGTGCCCAGGGACCAGGACGCGCTCAGCGCCAGCAGGTACATGGCGTCATAGGCGTTGGAGGTGTAGCCGTACGCGGCCGGGTCCTTCTTGTACTTGTCCAGGAAGCGGTTCTGGAACGTGCTGAAGGCCTGTCCGGTGCCCTGCGCCGGGGCGGTACCATGGAAGCCCCGGGCCTGGGCGGCCGCCTGCGAGTCCGTCAGCAGGGCCGCGTCCTTCACGCTGTCGGAGAAGAACCAGCGGTGGGGGCCATCGGGGATGCGCTGGAGGGTGGGCCGGGTGGCGGCCTCCTTGAGGATGGCCGCCGCGTCATCCGCGAAGCCGATGAGCACGGTGAGGTTCGGCGCGTACATCTCGAGCTGATCCACCGCCGACTTCACGTCCCCGCGCTTGGGGTAGGAGAAGGTCCGGTTGGGCACCCGGCGGGAGGCATCCCCATTGAGCAGCCGGTCGGAGATGATGTTGGCGAGGCCCTGCCCGTACGGGTCGTCCACGTAGAGGATGCCCACCTTGCTCGTGGTCGTCTGGGGACCGAAGCGGCTGTCGGTGCGCAGCAGGTGGGCGATGACGCTGCCCTGGATGGCGTCCGAGGGCGAGGTGCGCCACACGAGCCCCGCCGGGGCGGCCCCGTTGTTGGTGTCCGACAGCACCGTCAGCTCCGGCGAGGAGGCGCTGTAGCTCATGAGCAGCACGCCCTTGCCGATGGTCACCTTGGCGACCTCGAGCGACTGGCTGCTGCCGGCCGTCACCACCGCCGCCACCTTCTTGTCGTTCACCAGCCACTCGGCCTGCCTGCGCGCGCGCTCCACGTCGCTGGCGGTGTCGCAGTAGTACAGGG from Archangium lipolyticum carries:
- the gspG gene encoding type II secretion system major pseudopilin GspG, producing MNTKKTKSQRRRERGMTLIEIMVVITILGLIMAAVGVAVIPKLDEARVSTAKMDIGNIHNALKLYYAKKGRFPDTVNGLRALVETQALEELPRDPWGNEYVYMNEGGKPVVTSYGGDGSPGGEGIAADISSRDPEAVARR
- a CDS encoding DUF5335 domain-containing protein, encoding MARTMEIPRQHWAVYFERLGRQAQTYPVRIEVENQDIGDQEMARRLPLVGIDLETKGSEIGDLEVTVGDADQNFMHHIDDPTRVYLKVEDSGNIDCIEIEDAANGKTLIFFERHPGLPATVLLGSSADQEEPAPGP
- a CDS encoding ABC transporter substrate-binding protein; its protein translation is MRALTLMGALALLATGCSFTTAAGLDQCETSADCASDQVCTRNVCLPLPTGCNEKPFGSTDPGAIAMAALVPVHTSTEPGAGVDVSDEQALNALLLALDEINQRGVVNKQIALYYCDTASDVERARRQAEWLVNDKKVAAVVTAGSSQSLEVAKVTIGKGVLLMSYSASSPELTVLSDTNNGAAPAGLVWRTSPSDAIQGSVIAHLLRTDSRFGPQTTTSKVGILYVDDPYGQGLANIISDRLLNGDASRRVPNRTFSYPKRGDVKSAVDQLEMYAPNLTVLIGFADDAAAILKEAATRPTLQRIPDGPHRWFFSDSVKDAALLTDSQAAAQARGFHGTAPAQGTGQAFSTFQNRFLDKYKKDPAAYGYTSNAYDAMYLLALSASWSLGTSNTVTGPKLAEGLTKVSTGATSPQTQLTNSNFTYLSTELAAGRSVNVDGASGQLDFDASGEARSPVELWQVGTAGFETLPPTLDPP